Proteins found in one Muntiacus reevesi chromosome 2, mMunRee1.1, whole genome shotgun sequence genomic segment:
- the SSTR5 gene encoding LOW QUALITY PROTEIN: somatostatin receptor type 5 (The sequence of the model RefSeq protein was modified relative to this genomic sequence to represent the inferred CDS: inserted 2 bases in 2 codons; deleted 2 bases in 2 codons): MEPLFXASPLTSWNTSSAVPGGGRRRERDAGGAGALPGARAVVVPALYLLVCAAGLGGNALVIYVVLRHAKMKTVTNIYILNLAVADVLLMLGLPFXATQNAISYWPFGPVLCRLVMTLDGINQFTSIFCLTVMSVDRYLAVVHPIRSARWRRPRVAKLASAAVWAFSLVMSLPLVVFADIQEGWNTCNLSWPEPVGLWGAVFIIYTSVLGFFGPLLVICLCYLLIVVKLKASGVRVGSTRRRSERKVTRMVVVVVLVFAGCWLPFFIVNIVNLAFALPEEPASAGAYFFVVVLSYANSCANPLLYGFLSDNFRQSFRKILCLRKGYGAGAEDADATEPRPGPSGRLQEATMPVRSCKVNGLMQTSKL; this comes from the exons ATGGAGCCTCTGT CAGCCTCCCCGCTGACCAGCTGGAACACCTCCTCGGCGGTGCCCGGCGGCGGGCGGCGACGAGAACGGGACGCTGGCGGGGCCGGGGCCCTC CCGGGCGCCCGGGCAGTGGTGGTACCGGCGCTCTACCTACTGGTGTGCGCGGCGGGGCTGGGCGGCAATGCACTGGTCATCTACGTGGTCCTGCGCCACGCCAAGATGAAGACGGTCACCAACATCTACATCCTCAAC CTGGCCGTGGCCGACGTGCTGCTCATGCTGGGGCTGCCCT GTGCCACACAGAATGCCATCTCCTACTGGCCCTTCGGCCCCGTGCTGTGCCGTCTGGTCATGACGTTGGACGGCATCAACCAGTTCACCAGCATCTTCTGCCTGACGGTCATGAGCGTGGACCGCTACCTGGCCGTGGTCCACCCCATCCGCTCCGCCCGCTGGCGCCGCCCCCGGGTGGCCAAGCTGGCCAGCGCCGCGGTCTGGGCTTTCTCGCTGGTCATGTCGCTGCCGCTGGTGGTGTTTGCCGACATCCAGGAGGGCTGGAACACCTGCAACCTCAGCTGGCCAGAGCCCGTGGGACTGTGGGGGGCCGTGTTCATCATCTACACGTCCGTGCTGGGCTTCTTCGGGCCGCTGCTGGTCATCTGCCTGTGCTACCTGCTCATCGTGGTGAAGCTGAAGGCATCAGGTGTGCGCGTGGGCTCCACGCGGCGGCGCTCGGAGCGGAAGGTGACccgcatggtggtggtggtggtgctggtgtTTGCGGGCTGCTGGCTGCCCTTCTTTATCGTCAACATCGTCAACCTGGCCTTCGCGCTGCCCGAGGAGCCTGCCTCTGCCGGCGCCTACTTCTTCGTGGTTGTGCTGTCCTATGCCAACAGCTGTGCCAACCCCCTGCTCTATGGCTTCCTCTCTGACAACTTCCGCCAGAGCTTCCGGAAGATTCTGTGCCTCCGCAAAGGCTACGGCGCTGGCGCCGAGGATGCGGATGCCACGGAGCCACGGCCGGGCCCGAGCGGCCGGCTGCAGGAGGCCACGATGCCCGTGCGCAGCTGCAAGGTCAACGGGCTCATGCAGACCAGCAAACTGTGA
- the C1QTNF8 gene encoding complement C1q tumor necrosis factor-related protein 8 yields MVAPALLLLLALPAGAWRGLGLPRRSCVQCCRPAWPPAAPGLGAHVSDGDPWARLPLLRPTIDISILKGEKGEAGVRGHSGRSGKEGPPGSRGLRGRKGQKGQAGLPGAQCTRAYAAFSVGRREGLHSADALQAVTFDMELVNLDGAFDLASGRFLCTAPGVYFLSLNVHTWNYKETYLHIMRNARAAAVLYAQPSERSVMQAQSLLLPLAAGDSVWVRMFQRDRDNAIFGERGDLYITFSGHLVKPDAEL; encoded by the exons ATGGTGGCTCCTGCCCTCCTGCTGCTCCTGGCACTGCCTGCTGGGGCCTGGCGTGGCCTGGGGCTGCCCCGTCGGTCGTGCGTGCAGTGCTGCCGTCCAGCCTGGCCCCCCGCCGCTCCTGGCCTGGGCGCCCACGTGAGCGACGGGGACCCATGGGCGCGGCTGCCTCTCCTGCGGCCCACCATCGACATCTCGATCCTCAAAG GTGAGAAGGGCGAGGCCGGGGTCAGAGGTCACTCTGGCAGGAGCGGGAAGgagggcccgccaggctcccggGGCCTCCGGGGGCGCAAGGGCCAGAAGGGGCAGGCAGGGCTGCCTGGCGCGCAGTGCACGCGCGCCTACGCGGCCTTCTCGGTGGGCCGACGGGAGGGGCTGCACAGCGCCGACGCCCTCCAGGCGGTGACCTTCGACATGGAGCTGGTCAACCTGGACGGCGCCTTCGACCTGGCTTCCGGCCGCTTCCTCTGCACCGCGCCCGGCGTCTACTTCCTGAGCCTCAACGTGCACACCTGGAACTACAAGGAGACCTATCTGCACATCATGCGCAACGCGCGCGCGGCCGCCGTGCTGTACGCACAGCCCAGCGAGCGCAGCGTGATGCAGGCGCAGAGCCTGCTGCTGCCGCTGGCCGCGGGCGACTCCGTCTGGGTGCGCATGTTCCAGCGCGACCGCGACAACGCCATCTTCGGCGAGCGCGGCGACCTCTACATCACCTTCAGCGGCCACCTGGTCAAGCCAGACGCCGAGCTCTGA